From the Mammaliicoccus sciuri genome, the window ACAATTATGGTGGGGTCATCAAATCCCAGCATGGTACCATAATGAAACAGGCGAAACATACGTTGGTGAAGAACCACCAGCAGATATCGAGAACTGGACTCAAGATGAAGATGTTCTTGATACATGGTTTAGTTCTGCGTTATGGCCATTCTCAACATTAGGTTGGCCAGATGAAAACAATGAAGATTTCAAACGTTACTATCCAACTAATACGTTAGTAACAGGTTATGATATTATTTTCTTCTGGGTATCTAGAATGATTTTCCAAGGTTTAGAATTTACAGGTAAAAAGCCGTTCAATGACGTTTTACTACATGGTTTAGTAAGAGCTGAAGATGGCCGTAAAATGAGTAAATCACTTGGTAATGGTGTTGACCCAATGGATGTAATTGATGAATATGGTGCAGATAGTTTAAGATACTTCTTAGCTACTGGTTCATCTCCAGGTCATGACTTACGTTATTCTACTGAAAAAGTTGAAGCGGTATGGAACTTTATCAATAAAATTTGGAATGCGTCTCGTTTCAGCATTATGAATATCGGCGAAGATTTCAAATTTGAAGATATAGATTTATCTGGTGAAAAATCAGTTGCAGATGAATGGATTCTTACACGATTAAATGAAACAATTGCGAACGTTACGGATTTAAGTGATAAATATGAATTCGGTGAAGTTGGTCGTGTATTATATAACTTCATTTGGGATGAATTCTGTGATTGGTATATCGAAATGAGTAAAATACCAATGAATGGTGATGACGAAGCTAAAAAACAAATGACACGTTCAGTATTAGCTTATACGTTAGATCAAACAATGCGTATGCTTCATCCATTAATGCCATTCGTAACAGAACATATTTGGCAAGCATTACCACATGAAGGTGAAACAATTATTCAAGCTTCATGGCCTGAAGTAAGACCAGAATTATCAAATGAAAATAGTAAAGTATCTATGCAACTATTAGTTGAAATCATTAAATCTGTAAGACAAGCACGTCGAGAAGTGAATACGCCAATGTCTAAAGAAGTACCAATTCACATTGAAGCTAAAGATGAAACAGTGAAAAAACAACTTTTAGACAATAAAGATTATTTAATGCGTTTCTGTAATCCAAGTGAGTTAGTGATTGATACGAAAGTTGATATACCAGAAAAAGCAATGACTGAAGTTGTATTTGGTGCGACAGTTGTATTACCTTTAGAAGGTTTAATTGACATGGATAAAGAAATAGAAAGACTTGAACAAGAACTTCAAAAATGGCAAAAAGAATTAGATCGTGTTAATAAAAAATTAAGTAATGAAAAATTCGTTGCAAATGCACCTGAAAAGATTATTAACGAAGAAAAAGATAAAAAAGTTAATTATCAAGAAAAATATGATGGTGTATTAGCAAGAATTGAACAACTGAAAGGCTAGGAAATCTTATGAATTATTTAGATAGTTTACACTGGATACATGAACGCACGAAGTTCGGTATTAAACCAGGCGTTAAAAGAATGAAGTGGATGCTCGACAAATTAGGTAATCCTGAAGAAAAGATTCAAGCAGTTCACGTAGTCGGTACAAATGGTAAAGGTTCAACTGTCAGTTATTTAAGAGAAGCCCTAGTAGCTAATAACTATGAAATCGGTACTTTCACATCGCCATTTATAGTCACTTTCAATGAAAGAATCAGTATTAATGGAACACCAATTACTGATGACGAATTGGTTGAGTTAGTTCAGATAGTTAAACCAATCTCTGAACGACTTGAATCTGAAACTGATTTAGGTCCAGCTACTGAATTTGAAATCATTACATTAATGATGTTTGTATTTTTTGGTACAGTACATCCTGTAGACTTTGTCATCATCGAAGCGGGATTAGGTGCTTTAAATGATTCAACGAATGTATTTCAACCAATAATGACGGTGTTAACAAGTATCGGTTTAGATCATACGAATATTTTAGGCGATACGTATATGGATATTGCAAGAGAGAAAGCTGGTGTCATTAAACCAAGTGTTCCGCTTGTATATGCCATTAAGCCTAAAGATGCGTTACATTTCGTTAGAGAAGTAGTTGAGAAAAATTACAATAAAGGTCTAGAATTAGATCGCGATTTTCATGTACTGTCAGATGATACTGAATTTACGTATCGATATGGTAGTTATGAATTAGAAAACATTCAACTCAAAATGATAGGTCAACATCAGCATGAAAATGCTGCACTAGCGAT encodes:
- a CDS encoding valine--tRNA ligase; amino-acid sequence: MEMEPKYNPKKVEEGRYQFWLDHNYFKPSENKEKETYTIVIPPPNVTGKLHLGHAWDTTLQDILTRMKRMQGYDTLYLPGMDHAGIATQAKVEGKLREQGLSRHDLGREKFLEHAWSWKEEYADFIRAQWAKLGLGLDYSRERFTLDEGLSQAVKKVFVDMYNKGLIYRGERIINWDPQTKTAISDIEVIHEDITGHFYHIKYPFKDGEGAIEIATTRPETMLGDTAIVVNPNDDRYKHLIGKSVILPIIGRELPIIGDDYVDIEFGSGAMKVTPAHDPNDFEIGERHQLEKINVMNEDGTMNELAGKYNGLDRFECRKQLIEDLKETGELIKIEEHVHSVGHSERSGAVVEPYLSTQWFVKMEPLAKQALDNQDTDGRINFVPERFEGTFNRWMENIRDWTISRQLWWGHQIPAWYHNETGETYVGEEPPADIENWTQDEDVLDTWFSSALWPFSTLGWPDENNEDFKRYYPTNTLVTGYDIIFFWVSRMIFQGLEFTGKKPFNDVLLHGLVRAEDGRKMSKSLGNGVDPMDVIDEYGADSLRYFLATGSSPGHDLRYSTEKVEAVWNFINKIWNASRFSIMNIGEDFKFEDIDLSGEKSVADEWILTRLNETIANVTDLSDKYEFGEVGRVLYNFIWDEFCDWYIEMSKIPMNGDDEAKKQMTRSVLAYTLDQTMRMLHPLMPFVTEHIWQALPHEGETIIQASWPEVRPELSNENSKVSMQLLVEIIKSVRQARREVNTPMSKEVPIHIEAKDETVKKQLLDNKDYLMRFCNPSELVIDTKVDIPEKAMTEVVFGATVVLPLEGLIDMDKEIERLEQELQKWQKELDRVNKKLSNEKFVANAPEKIINEEKDKKVNYQEKYDGVLARIEQLKG
- a CDS encoding bifunctional folylpolyglutamate synthase/dihydrofolate synthase gives rise to the protein MNYLDSLHWIHERTKFGIKPGVKRMKWMLDKLGNPEEKIQAVHVVGTNGKGSTVSYLREALVANNYEIGTFTSPFIVTFNERISINGTPITDDELVELVQIVKPISERLESETDLGPATEFEIITLMMFVFFGTVHPVDFVIIEAGLGALNDSTNVFQPIMTVLTSIGLDHTNILGDTYMDIAREKAGVIKPSVPLVYAIKPKDALHFVREVVEKNYNKGLELDRDFHVLSDDTEFTYRYGSYELENIQLKMIGQHQHENAALAITTLIEMYQRGMIQLNFNTMIDAIEHTTWSGRIEKVQEEPLILIDGAHNRESIDALVDTLKQYYSDKKIDVLFAAIDGKPIGKMMNSIEEIANRFYVTTFDFPKALPIDAVYDYLEHHHIEKVQDYPQFIEQYDGELLVVTGSLYFISEVRKLFKD